In a single window of the Nocardiopsis composta genome:
- a CDS encoding VOC family protein, whose product MSNPIIFIVYVNDAPAAARFYADLLEIEPAFESPRYIFFDLANGTGLAVWSGADHEVAPETPRTGEVCLTLKGGPEAIDARFEQWTGKGVRVVREPYDEVFGRTFLVADPDGNLIRVAPVD is encoded by the coding sequence ATGTCGAACCCGATCATCTTCATCGTCTACGTCAACGACGCCCCCGCGGCCGCGCGCTTCTACGCCGACCTGCTGGAGATCGAGCCCGCCTTCGAGAGCCCGCGCTACATCTTCTTCGACCTGGCGAACGGCACCGGCCTGGCCGTGTGGAGCGGCGCGGACCACGAGGTGGCGCCGGAGACGCCGCGCACCGGCGAGGTCTGCCTGACCCTGAAGGGCGGCCCCGAGGCCATCGACGCGCGGTTCGAGCAGTGGACCGGCAAGGGGGTCCGCGTGGTCCGCGAACCCTACGACGAGGTGTTCGGCCGCACCTTCCTCGTCGCTGACCCGGACGGCAACCTGATCCGGGTGGCCCCCGTCGACTGA
- a CDS encoding ATP-binding protein → MSAKPRSSFSSHPFHSTRWEPRIYPGRLSQASRVRAHIRRDLAGFPDDTVDTVQLCCSELFANAVAYTASGEEGGEVVRRMSLHRPDALRLEVTDGGWTDRRPAVPGDRSDHDWAEAEGQRGLLLLSACAAAWGYFQVLPHSTLNLGLRVWADFPIGPGGVPAGLEHYVFAR, encoded by the coding sequence ATGTCCGCCAAGCCCAGGAGCTCGTTCTCCTCCCACCCGTTCCACTCCACCCGCTGGGAGCCGCGCATCTACCCCGGCCGCCTGTCCCAGGCGTCCCGGGTCCGCGCGCACATCCGGCGCGACCTGGCCGGTTTCCCCGACGACACCGTCGACACCGTCCAGCTGTGCTGCTCCGAGCTCTTCGCCAACGCCGTCGCCTACACCGCATCCGGCGAAGAGGGCGGCGAGGTCGTCCGCCGGATGTCCCTGCACCGGCCCGACGCCCTCCGGCTGGAGGTCACCGACGGCGGCTGGACCGACCGGCGCCCGGCCGTGCCGGGTGACCGCAGCGACCACGACTGGGCCGAGGCCGAAGGCCAGCGCGGCCTCCTCCTTCTCTCCGCCTGCGCCGCCGCGTGGGGCTACTTCCAGGTGCTCCCGCACTCCACCCTCAACCTGGGCCTGCGGGTCTGGGCCGATTTCCCGATCGGCCCCGGTGGCGTCCCCGCCGGGCTGGAGCACTACGTCTTCGCCCGCTGA
- a CDS encoding helix-turn-helix transcriptional regulator, whose product MRADRLVSLVLLLRQHGRMSATALARELEVSTRTVLRDIEALSAAGVPVYAERGRHGGFALLPGFQTELTGLNDDEALALLAAGSRRGAQAFGLGPALASAMRKVVDALPEGRRATAAGAARRLLIDPETDLLARRVAAEEIPETVLAEVRRAVFAGHRLRIRYAAAGQDPKWRTVDPVGLVTVGGQGYLLAARSGAERTYRLSRMLAAEELAEPARRPDRVDLDRAWRERTERFRAGGDQVTVLARVAPARREDLVGTALAVLAEEAEADGRLRLEATFQDARHAEWALWQLAEDAEALAPQWLRDSLRDRAAAIAARYGAPS is encoded by the coding sequence GTGCGCGCCGACCGATTGGTATCGCTGGTCCTGCTGTTGCGGCAGCACGGCCGGATGTCCGCGACCGCGCTCGCCCGCGAGCTGGAGGTCTCCACTCGCACCGTGCTGCGCGACATCGAGGCGCTGTCCGCGGCCGGCGTCCCGGTCTACGCCGAGCGCGGCCGGCACGGTGGGTTCGCGCTGCTGCCCGGCTTCCAGACCGAGCTCACCGGGCTCAACGACGACGAGGCGCTCGCCCTGCTGGCCGCCGGATCGAGGCGCGGCGCGCAGGCGTTCGGCCTCGGCCCGGCGCTCGCCTCGGCCATGCGCAAGGTGGTCGACGCGCTGCCCGAAGGCCGGCGGGCCACCGCGGCCGGCGCGGCCCGGCGGCTGCTCATCGACCCGGAGACCGACCTCCTCGCGCGCCGGGTGGCCGCCGAGGAGATCCCGGAGACCGTGCTGGCCGAGGTCCGGCGCGCGGTGTTCGCCGGACACCGGCTGCGCATTCGCTACGCGGCCGCGGGCCAGGACCCGAAGTGGCGCACGGTGGACCCGGTCGGCCTGGTCACCGTGGGCGGCCAGGGCTATCTGCTGGCCGCGAGGTCCGGCGCGGAGCGCACCTACCGGCTGTCCCGGATGCTGGCCGCCGAGGAGCTCGCCGAACCGGCGCGGCGGCCGGACCGGGTCGACCTGGACCGGGCCTGGCGGGAGCGCACCGAGCGGTTCCGGGCCGGCGGCGACCAGGTCACCGTACTGGCCCGGGTGGCCCCGGCGCGGCGGGAGGACCTGGTGGGCACCGCGCTGGCCGTCCTCGCCGAAGAGGCCGAGGCGGACGGCCGGCTGCGGCTGGAGGCGACGTTCCAGGACGCCAGGCACGCCGAGTGGGCGCTGTGGCAGCTCGCCGAGGACGCCGAGGCCCTGGCCCCGCAGTGGCTGCGCGACTCGCTGCGGGACCGGGCCGCCGCGATCGCCGCCCGCTACGGAGCGCCGTCCTGA
- a CDS encoding serine/threonine-protein kinase: MHTAAPLLDGDPAELGGYRLLGRLGSGGQGTVYLGTDAEGTLAAIKVLNSEGIDDPDVRRRFQSEAETAGRVASFCTAAVLAADFTADPPYIASEYVEGESLHAHVARGGPLSGGDLQRLAVNTATALAAIHEAGIVHRDFKPGNVLLAQGGPRVIDFGIAQAAHGAGTRTQSVIGTPAFMAPEQIAHGDATAASDIFAWGAVIAFAATGASPFDGPTVPNVLHNVINAEPELSALPDPLRALVGSALAKDPAARPTSVDLLMALLGRRERPRNDSEVTAVLRDAPATVPTPPPAAPVPPARSSGEGRRRTAPRWLLVAGALLAVAALVGAGVYIGRSSAGNGTDPGGQGGGADAQGGEGIDDPAAGATAAQVPRFGPDAAGAWEGVSDGGDLLPIEVEEGEQSAVIEFPEDSACGSTLKLTREADGVFEAAIEVESSAKYFSDCVGAGGRWDPESAVLSVDGDTLALRLIPPEDDGKQTTLLLARAAG; the protein is encoded by the coding sequence ATGCACACCGCGGCCCCGCTCCTCGACGGCGACCCGGCAGAACTCGGCGGATACCGCCTGCTCGGCCGGCTCGGCTCCGGCGGGCAGGGCACCGTCTACCTGGGCACCGATGCCGAGGGAACACTGGCCGCGATCAAGGTGCTCAATTCCGAGGGCATCGACGACCCGGACGTGCGCCGCCGGTTCCAGAGCGAGGCCGAGACCGCCGGCCGGGTGGCGTCGTTCTGCACCGCCGCGGTGCTGGCCGCCGACTTCACCGCCGACCCGCCCTACATCGCCAGCGAGTACGTCGAAGGCGAGTCGCTGCACGCGCACGTCGCCCGGGGCGGCCCGCTGTCCGGCGGCGACCTGCAGCGGCTGGCGGTCAACACCGCCACCGCGCTGGCCGCGATCCACGAGGCCGGCATCGTGCACCGCGACTTCAAACCCGGCAACGTGCTGCTGGCGCAGGGCGGCCCGCGGGTGATCGACTTCGGCATCGCCCAGGCGGCGCACGGCGCCGGCACCAGGACGCAGTCGGTGATCGGCACCCCGGCGTTCATGGCGCCGGAGCAGATCGCCCACGGCGACGCCACCGCCGCCTCCGACATCTTCGCCTGGGGCGCGGTCATCGCCTTCGCCGCCACCGGCGCCTCGCCGTTCGACGGCCCCACCGTGCCCAACGTGCTGCACAACGTGATCAATGCCGAGCCCGAGCTGAGCGCGCTGCCCGACCCGCTGCGCGCCCTGGTCGGCTCGGCCCTGGCCAAGGACCCGGCGGCCCGCCCGACCTCGGTGGACCTGCTGATGGCGCTGCTCGGCCGGCGGGAGCGGCCGAGGAACGACTCCGAGGTCACCGCGGTGCTGCGGGACGCCCCGGCCACCGTCCCCACCCCGCCGCCGGCGGCCCCGGTGCCGCCGGCGCGGTCGTCCGGGGAGGGGCGGCGGCGCACCGCGCCCCGGTGGCTGCTGGTCGCGGGGGCGCTGCTGGCCGTCGCGGCTCTGGTCGGAGCCGGTGTCTACATCGGGCGGAGCTCCGCCGGGAACGGCACCGACCCCGGCGGGCAGGGCGGCGGTGCCGATGCGCAGGGCGGCGAGGGGATCGACGACCCGGCGGCGGGGGCCACCGCCGCCCAGGTGCCCCGGTTCGGTCCGGACGCCGCGGGGGCCTGGGAGGGGGTCAGTGACGGCGGCGACCTCCTCCCCATCGAGGTGGAGGAGGGCGAGCAGTCCGCGGTGATCGAGTTCCCCGAGGACAGCGCCTGCGGCAGCACCCTCAAGCTGACCCGGGAGGCGGACGGGGTGTTCGAGGCCGCGATCGAGGTGGAGAGCAGTGCGAAGTACTTCTCCGACTGCGTCGGCGCGGGCGGCCGGTGGGACCCCGAATCGGCCGTGCTCTCCGTCGACGGCGACACCCTGGCGCTGCGGCTGATCCCGCCCGAGGACGACGGGAAGCAGACGACCCTGCTGCTGGCCCGCGCCGCTGGCTGA
- a CDS encoding DUF488 domain-containing protein, with amino-acid sequence MKRIATIGVYGFTAGAFLEKLTDGGVGLLLDLRQRRGVRGPDYSWANAVRLQRALAAAGIGYRHVKELAPTTELRRLQYREDDRLGVGKRDRAALAPEYTERYIREILDPFDLGALAAGLPDGPATALFCVERDPPACHRSLVAERLRTGHGLPVAHLRPD; translated from the coding sequence ATGAAACGCATCGCGACGATCGGCGTCTACGGCTTCACCGCCGGCGCCTTCCTCGAAAAGCTCACCGACGGGGGCGTGGGGCTGCTGCTCGACCTGCGCCAGCGCCGCGGCGTCCGCGGCCCCGACTACTCCTGGGCGAACGCGGTGCGGCTCCAGCGCGCGCTCGCCGCCGCGGGCATCGGCTACCGGCACGTCAAGGAGCTGGCGCCGACGACCGAACTGCGCCGGCTGCAGTACCGCGAGGACGACCGCCTGGGCGTGGGCAAGCGCGACCGCGCCGCGCTGGCGCCGGAGTACACCGAGCGCTACATCCGCGAGATCCTCGACCCGTTCGACCTCGGCGCGCTCGCGGCCGGACTTCCGGACGGCCCGGCGACCGCCCTGTTCTGCGTCGAACGCGATCCGCCGGCGTGCCACCGCTCGCTGGTGGCCGAGCGCCTGCGCACCGGGCACGGCCTGCCGGTGGCACACCTCCGCCCGGACTGA
- a CDS encoding SURF1 family cytochrome oxidase biogenesis protein, which translates to MLRVLISPRMLAFHALVLVVVPSFIWLGFWQLHRWEVKSAAADLQEHNLAADPVPVDELTEPGTDLDPADRWRRATLTGTYDGEHELLVRNRDGSQGVGLHVLTPLVTEDGTALLVNRGWVRQPPTSTEQPEVPPAPEGEVTVTARLQFSETPENTGIRQRGGLPEGQIMLIDVDDLAEDLPYPVYGGYGELTEQDPPSDPAPEILAAPETNMGMNLSYAVQWWVFTVIAVVGWVFLMRREIRDASAENAGEAEEGTAEGESAPQDTADRTDETVGAGEPPSPR; encoded by the coding sequence GTGCTTCGCGTCCTGATCTCACCCCGCATGCTGGCGTTCCACGCGCTGGTGCTGGTGGTCGTGCCCTCCTTCATCTGGCTGGGCTTCTGGCAGCTGCACCGCTGGGAGGTCAAGTCCGCCGCGGCCGACCTCCAGGAGCACAACCTCGCCGCCGACCCGGTCCCGGTGGACGAGCTCACCGAGCCCGGCACCGACCTCGACCCGGCCGACCGCTGGCGCCGGGCCACCCTCACCGGGACCTACGACGGCGAGCACGAGCTGCTGGTCCGCAACCGGGACGGCTCGCAGGGCGTCGGCCTGCACGTGCTCACCCCGCTGGTCACCGAGGACGGCACCGCGCTGCTGGTCAACCGGGGCTGGGTGCGCCAGCCGCCCACCTCCACCGAGCAGCCGGAGGTCCCCCCGGCCCCGGAGGGCGAGGTGACCGTCACCGCCCGGCTCCAGTTCAGCGAGACCCCGGAGAACACCGGGATCCGGCAGCGCGGCGGCCTGCCCGAGGGCCAGATCATGCTCATCGACGTGGACGACCTCGCCGAGGACCTGCCCTACCCGGTCTACGGCGGCTACGGCGAACTCACCGAGCAGGACCCGCCCTCCGACCCGGCCCCGGAGATCCTCGCCGCCCCCGAGACCAACATGGGGATGAACCTCTCCTACGCGGTGCAGTGGTGGGTCTTCACCGTCATCGCGGTCGTCGGCTGGGTCTTCCTGATGCGCCGCGAGATCCGCGACGCCTCCGCGGAGAACGCGGGGGAGGCCGAGGAGGGCACCGCGGAAGGGGAGAGCGCCCCGCAGGACACCGCGGACCGGACGGACGAGACGGTGGGCGCGGGAGAGCCTCCCTCTCCCCGGTGA
- a CDS encoding RidA family protein gives MERTAVNPVTWSVEMGFNQGEIVSGHTRTLYCSGQTATGGDGGPLHAGDMAAQLALSADNLEAVLGKAGMSLANLVRLNVYTTDVDLLFRNYGVLASRLGAARVAPTTTMLGVARLALPELMVELEGTAVA, from the coding sequence ATGGAGCGAACCGCGGTCAACCCGGTGACATGGTCGGTGGAGATGGGGTTCAACCAGGGTGAGATCGTCTCCGGGCACACCCGGACCCTGTACTGCTCCGGGCAGACGGCGACGGGCGGCGACGGCGGCCCCCTGCACGCCGGCGACATGGCGGCGCAGCTGGCGCTGAGCGCCGACAACCTGGAGGCCGTGCTCGGCAAGGCCGGCATGTCCCTCGCGAACCTGGTCCGGCTCAACGTCTACACCACCGATGTCGATCTGCTCTTCCGGAACTACGGCGTACTGGCGTCGCGGCTGGGCGCGGCCAGGGTGGCACCGACCACCACGATGCTCGGGGTGGCGCGGCTGGCGCTCCCCGAGCTGATGGTCGAGCTCGAAGGGACCGCCGTCGCATGA
- a CDS encoding CapA family protein — translation MTPAPATPASPTRIGALLAAAALASSCTQAGGLESATHHAPPSPSATAKEPYTVAVGGDVHFEGVLRERLEKDPSTAMGPIADVLSEADLALVNLETAVTGGGTPAPGKDFRFRAPDTAFEALDAAGVDVASLANNHGMDYGRDGLADTLDAADRAGLPLVGAGRDAGAAYAPHLAEAGGDTLAFLGAADVLDEHLVESWTAGEDRPGLASAKYEAADRLVAAVESAAEQADAVIVNLHWGLEGDHCPLPHAPDLAGRLIEAGAAAVVGGHAHVLSPGGYLDGGYVHYGLGNFVFYNHAGPTGESGVLTLTLQDGEVTGDAWTPARLEGGVPIPYTGEEAEQATADWEALRDTCSTGLSATPEG, via the coding sequence GTGACACCTGCGCCCGCGACCCCCGCCTCCCCGACCCGGATCGGCGCTCTGCTCGCCGCCGCCGCACTGGCCTCCTCCTGCACCCAGGCCGGCGGCCTGGAGAGCGCGACGCACCACGCTCCTCCGTCCCCTTCGGCGACGGCCAAGGAGCCCTACACCGTCGCCGTCGGCGGCGACGTCCACTTCGAGGGGGTGCTGCGGGAGCGGTTGGAGAAGGACCCGTCGACCGCGATGGGCCCCATCGCCGACGTGCTCTCCGAGGCCGACCTCGCCCTGGTCAACCTGGAGACCGCGGTGACCGGCGGCGGCACCCCGGCCCCCGGCAAGGACTTCCGGTTCCGCGCCCCCGACACCGCCTTCGAGGCGCTGGACGCGGCCGGGGTGGACGTCGCCTCGCTGGCCAACAACCACGGCATGGACTACGGGCGGGACGGCCTGGCCGACACCCTGGACGCCGCGGACCGGGCCGGCCTCCCGCTGGTGGGCGCGGGCCGCGACGCCGGTGCCGCCTACGCCCCGCACCTGGCCGAGGCGGGCGGGGACACCCTCGCGTTCCTCGGCGCCGCCGACGTCTTGGACGAGCACCTGGTGGAGTCCTGGACCGCCGGCGAGGACCGGCCCGGGCTGGCGTCGGCCAAGTACGAGGCGGCCGACCGGCTCGTCGCCGCGGTCGAGTCCGCCGCCGAGCAGGCCGACGCGGTCATCGTCAACCTGCACTGGGGCCTGGAGGGCGACCACTGCCCGCTGCCGCACGCCCCGGACCTGGCCGGGCGCCTGATCGAGGCCGGCGCCGCCGCGGTCGTCGGCGGCCACGCCCACGTGCTCTCCCCCGGCGGGTACCTGGACGGCGGCTACGTCCACTACGGGCTGGGCAACTTCGTGTTCTACAACCACGCCGGGCCGACCGGGGAGAGCGGCGTGCTCACCCTGACCCTGCAGGACGGCGAGGTCACCGGGGACGCCTGGACCCCGGCCCGGCTGGAGGGCGGGGTCCCGATCCCCTACACCGGCGAGGAGGCGGAGCAGGCCACCGCCGACTGGGAGGCGCTGCGCGACACCTGCTCCACCGGCCTCTCCGCGACCCCGGAGGGCTGA
- a CDS encoding helix-turn-helix domain-containing protein, protein MAGGMPVRRRHLIIQLRRMRRDAGLSQDEVWKALGWSRAKLQRLEAGEFQRLKAGDVMALCQLYEADKAEAEELVQIARDSRKNLPWWYQYKDVLPGAFIGLEAEASLIQEFSIGLVPGLFQTQEYIAALFERAVGIPKQEVSKRLEVRLERQRSVLERERPPTIVTVIDEAAVRREVGGEEVMEGQIRHLLDLSERPNIEIQILPFKAGAHAGTSIPFVLFGFDGGSGAGSLVYLETRKDGFYLEEEEEVTDYRLVFSRMQGTAMSVEDSAAFLRAVLSE, encoded by the coding sequence ATGGCTGGTGGGATGCCTGTCCGGCGACGTCACCTGATCATCCAGCTCAGGCGCATGCGGCGGGACGCCGGCCTCTCACAGGACGAGGTGTGGAAGGCGCTCGGCTGGAGTAGGGCCAAGCTTCAGCGTTTGGAGGCGGGAGAGTTCCAGCGGCTCAAGGCCGGTGACGTCATGGCCCTCTGCCAGCTGTACGAGGCGGACAAGGCCGAGGCCGAAGAGCTGGTGCAGATCGCTCGGGACTCCCGCAAGAACCTGCCCTGGTGGTACCAGTACAAGGACGTACTCCCGGGAGCGTTCATCGGCTTGGAAGCCGAGGCGAGCCTGATCCAGGAGTTCAGTATCGGTCTGGTTCCCGGCCTGTTCCAAACTCAGGAGTACATCGCTGCCCTGTTCGAGAGAGCGGTCGGTATACCGAAACAGGAGGTCTCCAAGCGTCTGGAGGTTCGGCTGGAACGTCAGAGGTCCGTGTTGGAGCGTGAGCGGCCCCCCACGATCGTGACCGTCATCGATGAGGCCGCAGTTCGTAGAGAGGTCGGTGGCGAAGAGGTCATGGAGGGGCAGATCCGGCATCTCCTGGATCTGTCGGAGCGGCCGAACATCGAGATCCAGATCCTTCCCTTCAAGGCAGGCGCGCACGCGGGGACATCCATCCCGTTCGTGTTGTTCGGGTTCGACGGTGGTAGTGGGGCCGGGAGCCTGGTGTACCTGGAGACGCGCAAGGACGGCTTTTACTTAGAGGAAGAGGAGGAAGTCACTGACTATAGGCTGGTTTTCAGCCGTATGCAGGGCACAGCAATGTCAGTCGAGGACTCTGCTGCTTTCTTGCGAGCCGTTCTCTCTGAGTAG
- a CDS encoding chaplin family protein, translating into MHKRFFTTPAALALLTAGLVGASWSAAWADPQTDGSGGAASGNQVNVPVDVEADLCGDSLAVLGISKAQCTEVAKVLYASSDEGGDAPATDGSGGVASGNQINLPLDAALDICGNSAAIGGVSEADCTEVVKKLAEESGDSAGSSPSTDGSGGVASGNQINIPVDTAVNICGNSVAVLGASKAECTTIINIISGDGGDGGSSPSTGGSGGVASGNQINIPIKAAVDICGNAVSVLGVAEAECLEKVGHPGGEDGSDDGGKDDGGEEDPGKDDGSEDEGGSDDGGSEGGEEEPGEETGETPGSDDGGKDDGGKSDDKQAPAGDTGTAASSTGSLPLTGTALGGLIAAAAAAIGAGAGAMYLTRKRRAAAAAGAGAGGAED; encoded by the coding sequence ATGCACAAGCGGTTCTTCACCACCCCGGCGGCCCTCGCCCTGCTCACCGCGGGCCTGGTCGGCGCCTCGTGGTCGGCGGCCTGGGCCGACCCGCAGACCGACGGCTCGGGCGGCGCGGCCTCCGGAAACCAGGTCAACGTCCCGGTCGACGTCGAGGCCGACCTGTGCGGCGACTCCCTCGCGGTGCTCGGCATCTCCAAGGCCCAGTGCACCGAGGTGGCGAAGGTGCTCTACGCCTCCAGCGACGAGGGCGGGGACGCGCCCGCCACAGACGGCTCCGGCGGGGTCGCCTCCGGCAACCAGATCAACCTGCCGCTCGACGCCGCGCTGGACATCTGCGGCAACTCCGCGGCCATCGGCGGGGTCTCCGAGGCCGACTGCACCGAGGTGGTGAAGAAGCTCGCCGAGGAGAGCGGCGACTCCGCCGGCTCCTCGCCGAGCACCGACGGGTCCGGCGGGGTGGCCTCGGGAAACCAGATCAACATCCCGGTGGACACCGCGGTGAACATCTGCGGCAACTCCGTCGCGGTGCTCGGCGCCTCCAAGGCGGAGTGCACCACCATCATCAACATCATCAGCGGCGACGGAGGCGACGGCGGCTCCTCGCCGAGCACCGGCGGCTCCGGCGGGGTGGCCTCGGGAAACCAGATCAACATCCCGATCAAGGCCGCCGTGGACATCTGCGGCAACGCGGTCTCCGTGCTGGGCGTCGCCGAGGCCGAGTGCCTGGAGAAGGTCGGCCACCCCGGCGGCGAGGACGGCTCCGACGACGGCGGGAAGGACGACGGCGGCGAGGAGGACCCCGGTAAGGACGACGGCTCCGAGGACGAGGGCGGCTCCGACGACGGGGGCTCCGAGGGCGGCGAGGAGGAGCCCGGCGAGGAGACCGGAGAGACCCCCGGCTCCGACGACGGAGGGAAGGACGACGGCGGGAAGTCCGACGACAAGCAGGCCCCGGCCGGCGACACCGGCACCGCCGCCTCCTCCACCGGATCCCTGCCGCTCACCGGCACCGCCCTGGGCGGCCTGATCGCCGCCGCGGCCGCCGCGATCGGCGCGGGCGCCGGCGCGATGTACCTCACCCGCAAGCGGCGCGCGGCCGCGGCCGCCGGCGCGGGCGCCGGCGGCGCCGAGGACTGA
- a CDS encoding DUF397 domain-containing protein, with translation MDLSAAVWRTSSYTSPNSNNCVEVADALRMSAVRDTKNRDLGALLFPSPEWQAFLDATKRGAF, from the coding sequence ATGGACCTGAGCGCGGCTGTATGGCGCACGTCCAGTTACACCAGCCCGAACAGCAACAACTGCGTGGAGGTGGCCGACGCCCTCCGAATGAGCGCCGTGCGCGACACCAAGAACCGCGACCTCGGGGCCTTGCTCTTCCCCTCCCCCGAGTGGCAGGCCTTCCTGGACGCCACCAAGCGCGGCGCCTTCTGA
- the add gene encoding adenosine deaminase has translation MDHHPEEPVAPDVEAFIRELPKVELHVHLEGSMRPELLLRLARRHRVAGIPTTPGELREWYAFTDFPHFIDVYLTSVQALLDAEDFAELTADVAAGLAAQNVRYAEVHVSLFGHLMRGVDARTVFDGIERGRRAAEAEHGIRLRWIPDFPGDYGVDSAERTLDATLRHGPDSVVGFGIGGIEVPRAPFAGVFGRARAAGLRSLPHAGENGGPDRVREALDLLGAERIGHGIDAARDPELLARLRDEQVPVDVSPTSNLRTRAVAGLKDHPLPAMLEAGLLTTLNSDDPPMFGTDLLGEYRTAHRMGLGPAELAGLARNGVHACYLDPAAKQSLLAEIDAVASHHGA, from the coding sequence ATGGACCACCACCCCGAGGAACCGGTCGCGCCGGATGTCGAGGCGTTCATCCGGGAGCTGCCCAAGGTCGAGCTGCACGTCCACCTGGAGGGCTCGATGCGGCCGGAGCTGCTGCTCCGGCTGGCCCGCAGGCACCGCGTCGCCGGTATCCCGACCACCCCCGGCGAGCTGCGCGAGTGGTACGCCTTCACCGACTTCCCGCACTTCATCGACGTCTACCTCACCTCGGTGCAGGCCCTGCTCGACGCGGAGGACTTCGCCGAGCTGACCGCCGACGTCGCCGCCGGCCTCGCCGCGCAGAACGTCCGCTACGCCGAGGTGCACGTCAGCCTGTTCGGGCACCTGATGCGCGGGGTGGACGCCCGCACCGTCTTCGACGGGATCGAGCGCGGGCGGCGCGCCGCCGAGGCCGAGCACGGCATCCGGCTCCGCTGGATTCCCGACTTCCCCGGCGACTACGGGGTGGACAGCGCCGAGCGGACCCTGGACGCCACCCTCCGGCACGGCCCGGACAGCGTGGTCGGGTTCGGCATCGGCGGCATCGAGGTGCCCCGCGCCCCGTTCGCCGGCGTGTTCGGCCGGGCGCGCGCCGCCGGGCTGCGCAGCCTGCCGCACGCCGGGGAGAACGGCGGCCCCGACCGGGTCCGGGAGGCCCTGGACCTGCTCGGCGCCGAGCGGATCGGGCACGGCATCGACGCCGCGCGCGACCCGGAGCTGCTCGCCCGGCTGCGCGACGAGCAGGTCCCGGTGGACGTCTCGCCCACCTCCAACCTGCGCACCCGCGCGGTGGCCGGCCTCAAGGACCACCCGCTGCCCGCGATGCTGGAGGCCGGCCTGCTCACCACGCTGAACAGCGACGACCCGCCGATGTTCGGCACCGACCTGCTCGGTGAGTACCGCACCGCGCACCGAATGGGCCTGGGCCCCGCCGAACTCGCCGGCCTGGCCCGCAACGGCGTGCACGCCTGCTACCTGGACCCGGCCGCCAAGCAGTCGCTCCTCGCCGAGATCGACGCGGTGGCCTCCCACCACGGCGCCTGA